In Zingiber officinale cultivar Zhangliang chromosome 1A, Zo_v1.1, whole genome shotgun sequence, a genomic segment contains:
- the LOC122002291 gene encoding uncharacterized protein LOC122002291 → MSYPLVVNVPMPTTRLQKARPKVGEGSCRVIYLEEERVEETGLSPANGAEHSWVRGWSGRALHHPRQLGEGRRGRRRSGKGIAPLTPLRRRRVHTTPRRPSSVAPRPKSISPALPSRLL, encoded by the exons ATGAGCTACCCCTTGGTGGTGAACGTGCCGATGCCGACGACGCGATTGCAAAAGGCGAGGCCGAAGGTCGGCGAAGGCTCGTGCAGGGTGATCTACTTGGAGGAGGAAAGAGTGGAAGAGACCGGCCTCTCGCCGGCCAATGGGGCTGAGCACAGCTGGGTACGCGGATGGAGTGGAAGAGCGCTCCACCACCCGCGGCAGCTG GGTGAAGGAAGGCGAGGTAGGCGGAGATCAGGTAAAGGAATTGCACCTTTGACACCGCTGAGGAGGCGGCGCGTGCATACGACGCCGCGGCGACCCAGTTCCGTTGCCccaaggccaaaatcaatttcccCTGCCCTGCCCTCGAGGCTGTTGTGA
- the LOC121997487 gene encoding putative E3 ubiquitin-protein ligase RF298: protein MESPGADWSPESELELQEMLLGLASSDEFKKNTRITKEMINDVISKANKPLSKGEVLWRLMMQLDLDVGRDFSRNLEQSGTSSTSQIESQLDWESLLSAINEQTVEHSSEPSVISESTLQNASLESLLQMKCRLEKEVQEWNDWGTQKVMQAAERLNKDRDELQLLRQEKRKRQFMETLRMKYTSLMKEKIVQVMGLKDKARKMKTLNDQLRMELKDAELHAAEVEANSEKASRRMEENLKKLKSFEEEKLSLKDELAAEKRSFFQLQQQFEQARGLHDNMKSLWKKEEKLKNDALDMAENERKELEQIEMSAKSQENALKIEAENNLQRYKNDILQLENQIAQLKLVESSSSNIYLSEEESKSALDREWECVMCLSETVSVVLLPCAHQVFCRQCNELHEKKGLKECPSCRTPIQRRVSVRSVTDDPYPDPYPELLIYLAEDSDYTALGDPTAF, encoded by the exons ATGGAATCGCCGGGTGCTGATTGGAGTCCGGAATCCGAGTTAGAGCTTCAGGAGATGTTATTGG GTCTTGCATCTTCTgacgaattcaagaagaacacgAGAATCACGAAAGAAATGATCAATGATGTGATCAGCAAGGCAAACAAGCCACTCAGTAAAGGCGAGGTCTTGTGGCGCTTGATGATGCAGCTCGACCTTGATGTTGGTCGCGACTTTTCTAGGAATCTTGAGCAATCGGGCACTTCTAGTACCTCTCAAATCGAGTCACAATTGGACTGGGAAAGTCTCCTGTCTGCAATCAATGAGCAAACTGTAGAGCATTCGAGCGAACCTAGCGTTATCAGCGAGAGCACTCTACAAAATGCTTCGTTGGAGTCGCTGCTTCAAATGAAATGCAGGCTCGAGAAGGAAGTGCAAGAGTGGAACGATTGGGGTACGCAAAAGGTGATGCAGGCAGCCGAGAGGTTGAACAAGGACAGGGACGAGCTTCAATTACTAAGACAAGAAAAGAGGAAGCGTCAATTTATGGAAACGCTTAGAATGAAGTATACCAGTCTGATGAAAGAAAAAATAGTCCAGGTTATGGGTCTTAAAGATAAGGCTCGTAAAATGAAAACGTTGAATGATCAACTGAGGATGGAACTGAAAGATGCAGAATTGCACGCTGCAGAAGTGGAAGCTAATAGTGAAAAAGCTTCAAGAAGGATGGAGGAGAACCTCAAAAAGTTAAAATCATTTGAAGAAGAAAAGCTCTCGCTTAAAGATGAACTTGCAGCTGAAAAGCGTAGCTTTTTTCAATTGCAACAGCAATTTGAGCAAGCCAGGGGTCTTCATGATAATATGAAG TCTCTGTGGAAGAAAGAAGAGAAGTTGAAGAATGATGCTCTTGATATGGCCGAGAATGAACGAAAGGAGCTGGAGCAGATCGAGATGTCGGCAAAATCACAAGAAAATGCATTAAAAATTGAAGCAGAAAATAATTTGCAGAGATACAAAAATGATATCCTTCAGCTAGAGAATCAAATTGCACAGCTAAAATTAGTGGAAAGTTCATCATCCAACATTTATCTTTCTGAGGAGGAATCGAAGTCTGCTTTAGATCGTGAATGGGAATGTGTGATGTGCCTATCTGAAACTGTGTCCGTCGTCCTGCTTCCTTGTGCCCACCAAGTTTTTTGCAGACAATGCAACGAGCTTCATGAGAAAAAGGGCTTGAAAGAGTGCCCTTCCTGTAGGACTCCTATCCAGCGAAGAGTCAGTGTTCGATCAGTTACTGATGATCCTTACCCTGATCCTTACCCTGAACTCCTTATTTACTTGGCTGAAGATTCAGACTACACTGCTCTTGGAGATCCTACTGCTTTTTGA